A single Chanos chanos chromosome 8, fChaCha1.1, whole genome shotgun sequence DNA region contains:
- the gareml gene encoding GRB2-associated and regulator of MAPK protein 2 yields the protein MEKLSASVSDLAWSSVSLPLDLVVSKFRLPTLVRLSQGDHVEGLSEEDVVLLHSCRQWTTVTAHSLEEGHYVIGPKIDIPLQYQGKFKLLDQDRDVREPVQYFASVEEIAGIFPDRVFVMEPITFSVKVVSGEFSEDSELYDFSLQTGDELTLMGQAELLCVQTPSSRANNDNNKSRLGALLRRLGKAGSALGRPARTKMPCLICMNHRTNESVSLPFQCRGRFCTRSPAELRMLEGEHTVRSIIERVRLPVNVSVPSRPPRNPYDLHAIREGQRYKLLSIISKTVVLCCILRKEQVTPSHFLLLTDMPRFTLPEGLLRPDSTYQQVVLQIALRCQETFDPDDYSRAVREVKTDFSEECVTPRRIRVCVQGLGRDEFGHTQLQRLSLCVYGGGGTLTHTHTLTQGGNRDSLGDTQTHTLPSEGEGEEREYVTPDWTNETQEIPYEELWTNQSAGSYGEVPESGVKTEHNLISFHSTSSLDGSVSHSHVSMEAGKVATPPPVPPKSEAVREECRFLNAPPVPPRCAKGGGSAPSPPVPPRFPKLPPTHTPSPNLSYYSSGLQDSSAPRSSSSSPSPDSYSLYCYPCTWADCVTSEPGVTPDSAPPAQACWSHSRASAVYTSTTPTVPLLATDSTHKNYSTCPRPRPLAQKRFAPFGALNPFSNPGHVHSTTDWLPTTGRSSPSLTTTDLSSSSSLQEPANQESSEADTIAVNPSPGSIATVRGAEGGAGSSWRPPAELCSLSVEEVSACLRFIGLPDDVVGLFSRERIDGSIFTQLTEEILSEDFNLTKLQVKKIMQFIKGWRPKI from the exons GCGATCATGTAGAGGGTTTGTCAGAGGAGGATGTGGTATTGTTACACTCCTGTCGTCAGTGGACCActgtcacagcacacagtctGGAGGAGGGACATTATGTCATTGGACCTAAGATAGACATTCCTCTACAGTACcaag GGAAGTTTAAGTTGTTGGATCAGGATCGTGATGTACGGGAGCCAGTTCAATATTTTGCAAGCGTAGAGGAAATCGCTGGAATTTTCCCCGACCGTGTCTTCGTCATGGAGCCAATCACCTTCAGTGTCAAG gtGGTGTCAGGGGAGTTCAGTGAGGATAGTGAGTTGTATGACTTCTCTCTGCAAACAGGTGATGAGCTGACCCTGATGGGTCAGGCAGAGCTGCTGTGTGTCCAGACACCATCTTCACGTgccaacaatgacaacaacaaatcaCGACTGGGCGCCTTGTTACGCCGACTGGGCAAAGCCGGCAGCGCTCTGGGTCGTCCCGCCCGAACCAAAATGCCCTGTCTGATCTGCATGAACCACCGAACCAACGAGAGCGTGAGTCTACCGTTCCAATGCCGTGGACGCTTCTGTACTCGTTCCCCAGCGGAGCTGAGGATGCTGGAGGGAGAGCACACGGTCCGCAGCATCATTGAACGCGTGCGTCTGCCAGTTAATGTCTCCGTGCCCTCGCGACCTCCACGTAACCCCTACGACCTCCACGCCATTCGTGAAGGTCAACGTTACAAACTTCTGAGCATCATTAGCAAGACAGTTGTTCTGTGCTGCATTCTCAGGAAAGAGCAGGTCACGCCCTCCCACTTCCTGCTCTTGACAGACATGCCGAGGTTCACGCTGCCTGAGGGACTGCTCCGCCCAGACTCCACCTACCAGCAGGTGGTACTACAAATCGCGCTGCGTTGCCAGGAGACCTTTGACCCTGATGACTACTCCCGCGCTGTCCGAGAGGTCAAGACAGATTtctcagaggagtgtgtgactCCGCGCAGGatccgcgtgtgtgtgcagggatTGGGACGAGATGAATTTGGACACACGCAGCTTCAGAGGCTgtcgttgtgtgtgtatggaggaggaggaactcttacacacacacacacactcacacaaggtGGAAACAGAGACTCGTTgggagacacacaaacacacacgctccccagcgaaggggagggagaggaacgGGAGTACGTCACACCTGATTGGACAAATGAAACACAGGAAATTCCTTATGAGGAGCTGTGGACCAATCAGAGTGCTGGAAGTTATGGTGAGGTACCTGAAAGCGGAGTTAAGACAGAGCATAACCTCATTTCTTTTCACTCTACATCCTCATTGGATGGCTCGGTGAGCCACAGCCACGTTTCCATGGAAGCTGGTAAAGTGGCTACTCCACCTCCAGTACCTCCCAAATCAGAAGCT gtGAGGGAGGAGTGTCGATTTCTTAATgctcctcctgttcctcctcgATGTGCTAAAGGAGGAGGCTCTGCCCCCAGCCCACCAGTCCCGCCCCGTTTCCCAAAGCTgccgccaacacacacacccagcccaaACCTGTCCTATTACTCCTCTGGTCTACAggacag ttctGCTCCACGTAGTAGCAGTAGCTCTCCTTCTCCAGACTCGTACTCTCTCTACTGTTACCCCTGCACGTGGGCTGACTGCGTGACCTCTGAACCTGGGGTCACCCCAGACTCCGCCCCTCCTGCCCAGGCCTGTTGGTCCCATTCACGAGCAAGTGCTGTTTACACCTCCACCACACCGACTGTGCCCCTCCTTGCCACTGACTCCACCCACAAAAACTATTCCACCTGTCCAAGGCCACGCCCACTGGCCCAGAAACGCTTTGCTCCATTTGGCGCTCTCAACCCTTTCTCCAACCCTGGACACGTCCACAGCACAACCGACTGGCTGCCCACCACTGGGCGGAGCTCCCCCTCCCTGACCACCACTGACCTCTCCAGCTCTTCCTCCTTGCAAGAGCCAGCCAATCAGGAAAGCTCAGAGGCGGACACCATTGCTGTAAACCCCTCCCCTGGCTCCATTGCCACggtgagaggagcagagggtgGGGCAGGGTCGTCATGGCGACCTCCTGCGgagctgtgttctctgtcagtggagGAGGTGTCCGCCTGTTTGCGCTTTATCGGTTTGCCAGATGACGTGGTGGGTTTGTTCAGCAGAGAGCGGATCGACGGGTCCATTTTCACACAGCTCACTGAGGAGATTCTGTCTGAGGACTTTAATCTCACCAAACTCCAGGTCAAAAAGATCATGCAGTTCATCAAAGGATGGAGACCGAAAATATga